Proteins from a single region of Halalkalibaculum roseum:
- a CDS encoding STAS domain-containing protein: MKWTVNEKYDSVVIEFKGKMIGGPKADQFRHDLHDLILDNKTNIVADLSKVKFMNSNGLGILIGGLTTMRNAGGDLKICGATDQIKSLLMVSQLVKIFDNYDSVEDAIAAYE, from the coding sequence ATGAAATGGACCGTAAATGAAAAATATGATAGCGTAGTTATTGAATTCAAGGGAAAGATGATAGGAGGCCCAAAAGCAGATCAATTCCGGCACGATCTGCATGATCTAATCCTGGATAACAAGACCAATATTGTAGCTGATTTAAGCAAGGTTAAATTCATGAACTCAAACGGTCTTGGGATATTGATTGGGGGACTCACTACCATGCGAAACGCGGGCGGCGACCTAAAAATTTGCGGTGCCACAGATCAGATCAAAAGCCTGCTGATGGTATCACAGCTCGTAAAAATCTTCGACAATTACGATAGCGTGGAAGACGCCATTGCGGCATATGAGTGA
- a CDS encoding DUF899 family protein encodes MGEFHDKSFPGESAEYRKKRDRLLQAEIELRRQIERVAEQRRALPVGGPVKVDYVFQEGASELTDRETRRDVRISELFEDGKQSLFIYSFMYHPDSEVPCTSCNSVLDGLNGQAPHIADRVNFAVVAKAPIQKIRSWALKRGWNNLRMLSSYKNNYNLDYFGESPDGSQWPAVNVFRKTRDGIFHFYNTELLYAPSEKGQNPRHVDLIWPLWNVFDMTPEGRGTDWYPRFEYEE; translated from the coding sequence ATGGGTGAATTTCATGATAAAAGTTTTCCGGGCGAGTCTGCTGAATATCGGAAGAAACGTGACAGGCTGTTACAAGCAGAAATCGAACTTAGAAGACAAATTGAGCGAGTAGCAGAACAGCGAAGAGCACTGCCGGTTGGTGGACCAGTGAAAGTAGATTATGTCTTCCAGGAAGGAGCATCAGAATTAACCGATCGTGAGACTCGGAGGGATGTTCGTATTTCCGAGCTTTTTGAGGATGGGAAGCAGAGTCTTTTCATTTACAGTTTTATGTATCATCCTGACTCCGAGGTTCCGTGTACGAGTTGTAATTCTGTCTTGGATGGGCTAAACGGACAGGCGCCTCATATTGCAGACCGGGTCAATTTTGCGGTCGTAGCAAAGGCACCTATTCAAAAGATAAGGAGTTGGGCACTAAAAAGAGGATGGAATAATCTGCGCATGCTATCCTCTTATAAAAACAATTATAATTTGGACTATTTCGGGGAATCTCCTGATGGCAGTCAGTGGCCTGCAGTCAATGTATTCCGAAAAACACGGGATGGCATTTTTCATTTCTACAATACCGAACTGCTATATGCTCCTTCAGAAAAGGGCCAAAACCCAAGGCATGTTGATTTAATATGGCCGCTCTGGAATGTATTTGATATGACTCCTGAGGGAAGAGGGACCGATTGGTATCCGCGTTTTGAGTATGAAGAGTGA
- a CDS encoding DUF5666 domain-containing protein produces the protein MKKIKSTYNTYSIWALSMGILLFVLSGCSISGVDKQSDEITEEDLQAAGQILGESLSDETSGIMGSLNDALTGISSDGFVRTTAAKSMDDDDDENSGRGRESNFSYSYDPDTGIHTLAFLRSVTKANFSKSVTDTLKYIFSDNNGAFIAFPRVNRERIETIDFKGFREGTVNSPSRNSFFARKDTFLIDGVSQASNILSIDGKHNGEGSFEGTNDEGNPLERDYELEINFLNVEIDKAVVQTNQSLEQGVTGTLTYELIVEKVNNGSSSTKTIRGTIEMNGDGSALLRFERFSKLFRINLDDGDVSDQDDEFEGKVTSVNLENSTFTLSEGRVIRITDETTFENDGDLFSLQAVAETLEAGKLVEAEGDGYKDGDVFVATQVKFEIEEEDDSIEGELNFDAFISSVSLENSTVTLQDERVIKITDDTVFDESGDFMDLESVRNALEEGQTVAADGKGVESEEEGITIVATRIEFELEESDSGDDGATD, from the coding sequence ATGAAAAAAATAAAATCTACATATAATACATACTCTATTTGGGCTTTGAGCATGGGGATACTGCTTTTTGTTTTATCAGGCTGCTCCATCAGCGGGGTTGATAAGCAGTCCGATGAAATAACCGAAGAAGATCTTCAGGCTGCCGGTCAGATATTGGGAGAATCCTTATCTGACGAGACATCAGGAATCATGGGAAGTCTTAATGACGCCCTTACCGGCATTTCTAGCGACGGATTCGTACGAACTACTGCCGCTAAAAGCATGGATGACGATGATGACGAAAACAGCGGACGCGGTCGGGAATCTAATTTCAGTTATTCCTATGATCCGGATACAGGCATTCACACTCTGGCTTTTCTGCGTTCTGTTACTAAAGCCAACTTTTCAAAAAGTGTGACCGATACACTTAAGTATATCTTTTCCGATAATAACGGAGCTTTTATTGCCTTTCCGCGCGTCAATAGAGAGCGAATTGAAACAATTGACTTCAAAGGATTCCGTGAAGGTACGGTAAATTCACCGTCCAGAAATTCCTTCTTCGCGAGAAAGGATACGTTCCTGATCGACGGAGTTTCACAGGCATCCAACATCCTCTCTATCGACGGAAAACATAATGGAGAAGGTAGTTTTGAGGGCACCAATGATGAAGGGAATCCCCTGGAACGAGATTATGAACTAGAAATCAATTTTTTAAATGTTGAGATCGATAAAGCAGTAGTTCAGACAAACCAGAGTCTGGAACAAGGGGTAACCGGTACTCTTACCTATGAACTTATTGTAGAAAAAGTGAATAACGGGTCCTCCTCCACCAAAACCATTCGTGGAACTATTGAGATGAATGGTGACGGCTCTGCCCTGCTTCGATTCGAACGATTCAGTAAACTGTTCCGCATCAATCTTGATGACGGTGATGTTAGCGATCAGGATGATGAATTTGAAGGCAAGGTTACATCTGTAAACCTAGAGAACAGTACCTTTACACTTTCAGAAGGACGTGTCATACGAATCACTGATGAAACGACTTTTGAAAACGATGGCGACCTCTTTTCACTTCAAGCAGTGGCTGAAACCCTTGAAGCCGGAAAACTCGTGGAAGCTGAGGGCGATGGTTATAAAGACGGTGATGTTTTCGTAGCCACCCAGGTTAAGTTTGAAATAGAAGAGGAAGATGACAGTATAGAAGGAGAACTTAATTTCGATGCCTTCATATCGAGCGTCAGCCTGGAAAATAGTACTGTAACTCTACAGGATGAACGTGTAATCAAAATTACTGATGACACTGTATTTGATGAGAGCGGTGATTTCATGGATCTCGAGTCCGTTCGAAATGCGCTGGAAGAAGGTCAGACTGTTGCTGCTGATGGAAAAGGAGTTGAATCGGAAGAGGAAGGCATAACCATAGTTGCTACCAGGATCGAGTTCGAACTTGAAGAATCAGATTCGGGCGATGATGGAGCTACCGATTAA
- a CDS encoding SPFH domain-containing protein gives MWTYLLILLALGIFIVTKVFKIVEMREEVIKERLGKYNKTLKPGFHFLIPFVDRAAYRQEMREQVIDVPSQTCITKDNIEVEVDGLVYVKVMDSYKASYGIGNYKMASINLAQTTMRSEIGKITLDDTFSEREQMNENIVREIDKASDPWGIKVMRYEIRNIRPSDTLINTLEKQMEAEREKRAEITESTGTRDYKINESEGERQAAILISEANRQKRINEAKGRAKEIELVATATAKGIKRVSEAIAKPGGDLAVKTKLIEQFINQLGNVIEKSNVSVLPTETANLKTFFEGVSKVSDHTPQNVRTSNATGGNQ, from the coding sequence ATGTGGACTTATCTTCTAATACTACTGGCCCTTGGTATCTTCATTGTTACCAAGGTGTTTAAAATTGTTGAGATGCGGGAAGAAGTCATCAAAGAACGACTCGGTAAATACAACAAAACCCTGAAACCGGGATTTCATTTTCTAATACCCTTCGTTGACCGGGCTGCTTACCGCCAGGAAATGCGGGAACAGGTTATCGATGTTCCCAGCCAAACCTGTATTACCAAAGATAATATTGAGGTAGAGGTAGATGGGCTGGTATACGTGAAGGTGATGGATTCATACAAGGCCAGTTATGGAATAGGAAACTATAAAATGGCTTCCATCAACCTGGCCCAGACGACCATGCGTAGTGAAATCGGCAAAATCACGCTGGATGACACCTTTTCTGAACGGGAACAGATGAATGAAAATATTGTCCGTGAAATTGATAAAGCATCCGACCCTTGGGGTATTAAGGTCATGAGATATGAAATAAGAAATATCCGCCCCTCTGACACTCTGATCAATACCCTCGAAAAACAGATGGAGGCCGAACGGGAGAAAAGAGCCGAGATAACTGAGTCTACCGGTACGCGTGATTATAAAATCAATGAATCAGAAGGGGAACGACAGGCTGCGATTCTGATTTCAGAAGCCAATCGTCAAAAAAGAATCAACGAAGCAAAAGGGCGCGCGAAAGAAATTGAGCTGGTGGCTACAGCTACAGCCAAAGGCATCAAAAGAGTATCGGAGGCCATCGCCAAGCCCGGGGGTGACCTTGCTGTAAAAACCAAACTGATTGAGCAGTTTATCAATCAACTTGGCAACGTTATTGAAAAATCAAACGTATCGGTACTGCCTACAGAAACAGCCAATTTAAAAACGTTCTTTGAAGGTGTCAGCAAGGTCAGCGACCACACGCCTCAAAATGTCAGAACATCTAATGCTACGGGAGGTAACCAATGA
- a CDS encoding TonB-dependent receptor plug domain-containing protein, with protein sequence MDYLRSLLISALVITLLALAGCATSGSSGKKSTAPEDETWTLEEHLRRINGVQIMGSGDYAKVILRGSQGISSVSRGMGEPEDKKDINLGDSDERQPLFVVDGQKVGRNYPNVRDMFSPGEIATVKLLTDSQAAQYGSQAGNGVIVITTKSAQKSSEQ encoded by the coding sequence ATGGATTATTTAAGATCACTACTCATATCAGCACTAGTTATAACTTTACTGGCATTGGCAGGCTGTGCCACAAGCGGCAGTTCAGGGAAGAAAAGTACTGCTCCGGAAGACGAGACCTGGACGCTTGAAGAACATCTGAGAAGGATTAACGGTGTCCAAATAATGGGAAGCGGGGATTACGCCAAAGTGATTTTACGAGGCTCCCAGGGTATTTCCAGTGTCAGTCGGGGTATGGGTGAGCCCGAAGATAAAAAGGATATAAACCTGGGAGACAGTGACGAGAGACAGCCACTCTTTGTAGTAGACGGTCAAAAAGTAGGACGAAACTATCCAAATGTTCGCGATATGTTTAGCCCGGGTGAAATTGCAACAGTCAAATTGCTAACCGATTCACAAGCTGCCCAATATGGGAGTCAGGCCGGAAATGGCGTTATTGTCATCACCACCAAATCGGCCCAGAAGAGTTCGGAACAGTAG
- a CDS encoding TonB-dependent receptor produces the protein MHSKFRGTFLIIACFLLPLTAIAQYNYTNEPLLQVIDDIQQKTSYRFLYREAMISEIRVSFRADNDNLMDELSNSLQFQPVALKVDRARNQVVIHRNSKTDRGKRVTVSGQVVDATTGERLPFATISWKSNGSVEGVTSNSAGAFNFTHTFVNPEITIRTSYVGYATEELVLDLSENSDISDINFRLQPTFVGGNEIIITGMNYYSTVDTSLQQSVDIGTFSPLGESNSIRALQQLPAVNINTALDNGLNVRGSPADGFRILLDGITIYNQSHLFGLLDSFNSDALQTSGLFYDITPAQYQAPPGGTLSFYTKTGSLNEIRGTAGLSNTTTRLTLEGPISKGKGSWLISGRNSYMNAIDWLNNSTLIEWGLDVDRSQQVLADNLIDIESRLVRPVESNAHFFDLHGKVYFEGKSGNRFILSGYFGQDNTEQQANRVFRSFDSISGNRIELRPVETDNSWSNVAGSIQYQAPLSSTSYSYTSAGLSIYDTDFGKDDFTYYRLNEASESFQLFTYPLEMKSIINEIKGEQRFDFSFWSATWTFGGSYHYYSGEYFEDSFDRPGFFTQNTAHRVDAYAQVDLTKFEWFDLFGGNRTHYYSNGNYLKFSPRVKLKLFPKADLSASIGYSKNYQFLNQISLSNIVSSDIWILATDLQPPSSVDYFSAGIYLKPFKHTHFQIEAYKKEYENVRLHEINTYSLNNTFSDSPWFSDNSGEGEGIEFYLRNQFRHFALSQAFTLSRMQLQNPLLNQGEPFYVDWDRRYRYNSTVELYPISNLSVFVSWMYATGTPNKLAIFGPANDQRLEDYMRTDLSVEYRKEFKSATLKTTFSVYNLTDRNNPWYRELSLVLDQSAGQNRFSNVPVEVYDLGIQPSFNISVSF, from the coding sequence ATGCATTCTAAATTCCGGGGTACCTTTCTTATTATCGCTTGCTTTCTGTTGCCTTTAACAGCAATTGCACAATATAATTATACAAATGAGCCCCTCCTGCAGGTAATTGATGATATTCAACAAAAGACATCTTACCGGTTCTTATATCGTGAAGCGATGATTTCGGAAATCCGGGTTAGCTTCCGTGCCGATAATGATAATCTGATGGATGAGCTATCAAACAGCCTTCAATTTCAGCCTGTAGCTTTAAAAGTAGACCGTGCACGTAACCAGGTAGTGATCCATCGAAACAGCAAAACAGACAGGGGGAAGCGAGTCACGGTTTCGGGCCAGGTGGTAGATGCGACTACCGGAGAACGTCTCCCTTTTGCCACGATTTCCTGGAAAAGCAACGGCAGCGTAGAAGGTGTCACCAGCAATTCTGCCGGAGCTTTTAATTTCACGCATACTTTCGTAAATCCCGAAATCACGATTAGAACATCCTATGTCGGATATGCTACAGAAGAGCTTGTTCTGGATCTAAGTGAAAATTCCGATATCTCAGATATTAATTTTCGACTCCAGCCTACTTTTGTAGGAGGAAATGAGATCATCATTACGGGAATGAATTATTACTCCACTGTAGACACTTCCCTGCAGCAATCCGTGGATATCGGAACCTTCAGTCCACTGGGTGAAAGCAACTCTATTCGCGCCCTGCAGCAGTTGCCGGCTGTAAATATCAATACGGCCCTGGACAACGGTCTTAATGTAAGAGGCAGTCCTGCAGACGGCTTCCGTATTCTGCTGGACGGAATCACTATTTATAATCAAAGTCATTTGTTTGGCTTGCTCGATAGTTTTAACTCGGATGCCCTGCAAACAAGCGGGCTTTTCTATGATATTACTCCCGCACAATACCAGGCCCCGCCCGGCGGTACCCTTTCGTTTTATACCAAGACCGGTTCACTTAATGAAATCAGGGGCACCGCAGGTCTGAGCAACACTACCACCCGACTGACACTTGAAGGCCCCATCAGTAAAGGAAAAGGCAGCTGGCTAATTTCAGGCAGAAATTCCTATATGAATGCCATCGACTGGCTGAATAATTCAACTCTTATAGAATGGGGGCTGGACGTAGACCGGTCTCAGCAGGTTCTTGCTGATAACCTGATTGATATCGAATCGAGACTGGTCAGACCTGTGGAAAGTAATGCTCACTTTTTTGACCTGCATGGGAAAGTGTATTTTGAGGGAAAATCCGGAAATCGTTTTATTCTTTCAGGTTATTTTGGTCAGGATAACACCGAGCAGCAGGCAAACAGAGTCTTCCGCTCTTTTGATTCCATTAGTGGGAACCGGATCGAATTACGTCCTGTAGAAACAGATAACAGCTGGAGTAACGTTGCGGGCAGCATACAATATCAGGCTCCACTCTCATCCACCTCCTACTCCTACACATCCGCGGGCCTGAGTATCTACGATACCGATTTTGGCAAGGATGATTTTACCTACTATCGATTGAATGAAGCCTCCGAATCCTTTCAGTTGTTCACTTATCCTTTGGAGATGAAAAGCATCATTAATGAGATCAAAGGCGAGCAACGTTTTGATTTCTCTTTTTGGAGCGCAACATGGACATTCGGAGGATCCTACCACTATTATTCAGGGGAATATTTTGAGGATTCCTTTGATCGTCCGGGATTTTTCACACAGAACACAGCTCACCGGGTTGATGCCTACGCGCAGGTAGATCTGACAAAGTTTGAATGGTTCGATTTGTTTGGAGGAAATAGGACTCACTATTACAGCAACGGCAACTATTTGAAATTTTCGCCAAGAGTGAAGTTAAAACTATTTCCGAAAGCTGACCTTTCAGCTTCTATCGGGTATAGTAAGAACTACCAGTTTTTAAACCAGATATCCTTGAGTAATATTGTCAGTTCCGATATCTGGATACTGGCCACAGATCTGCAGCCACCGTCTTCAGTAGATTATTTCTCAGCCGGCATCTACCTGAAGCCGTTCAAACACACCCATTTCCAGATCGAAGCATATAAAAAAGAATATGAAAATGTGCGCCTGCATGAAATTAATACCTACTCCCTGAACAACACGTTTTCGGATTCGCCCTGGTTTTCTGATAACTCCGGTGAAGGAGAAGGCATTGAATTTTATTTAAGAAACCAGTTCAGGCATTTTGCATTATCACAGGCATTCACACTTTCCAGGATGCAATTACAAAATCCGCTGCTTAACCAAGGTGAACCTTTCTATGTAGATTGGGATCGAAGATATCGCTACAATAGTACAGTAGAACTCTATCCGATAAGCAACCTCTCGGTATTTGTATCATGGATGTATGCTACAGGCACACCTAACAAACTGGCTATTTTTGGACCTGCCAACGATCAAAGGCTTGAAGATTACATGCGAACTGATTTAAGTGTGGAATATCGGAAGGAATTCAAGTCAGCAACCCTCAAGACCACTTTTTCCGTATATAATCTGACGGACCGTAACAACCCCTGGTATCGGGAGCTATCTCTGGTGCTTGACCAGTCAGCCGGCCAAAACCGATTTTCGAATGTACCCGTAGAAGTTTACGACCTGGGAATACAGCCCTCATTTAATATCTCTGTAAGCTTTTAG
- a CDS encoding TIGR00341 family protein — translation MDYRLLELMIPDEKVEEAIQTVEEQEPIGMWSDEHSNGYTVVRVLVDADKTENLSDTLSDKYANTDGFRILLFTIEATLPQPEREEKEEETTQEDEQETRKVGRISREELYADVTSGSELSQVYIALVILSTLVAAVGLMRDDVAVIIGAMVIAPLLGPNVSMALSVTLGDMQLAWRSLKANAAGLFMSLGIALVMGMVLNIDLNSEQIMSRTQVSLSDITIALAAGSAGVLAFTRGVPAAVVGVMVAVALLPPLVGIGLLLGSGYMQLAIGATILTFTNLICINLAGVVTFLLQGVRPRSWWEAEKAKKATRYAIVIWFVLLVIFAVLIWFWGQG, via the coding sequence ATGGATTATCGTTTGCTTGAGCTCATGATTCCGGATGAAAAAGTTGAAGAGGCTATTCAAACAGTGGAGGAACAGGAGCCTATAGGGATGTGGTCTGATGAACATAGTAATGGCTATACAGTGGTGCGAGTGTTGGTGGATGCCGACAAAACAGAGAATTTATCTGACACGCTTAGCGACAAGTATGCTAACACCGACGGTTTTCGTATTCTCCTATTTACCATAGAGGCAACCCTTCCGCAACCCGAGAGGGAAGAGAAGGAAGAAGAAACAACACAGGAAGATGAGCAGGAAACCAGAAAGGTTGGCAGGATAAGCAGAGAAGAGTTATATGCGGATGTTACCAGCGGGAGTGAGCTATCGCAGGTCTACATTGCTCTGGTGATCCTTTCGACCCTGGTGGCGGCTGTGGGATTGATGCGTGACGATGTGGCCGTGATTATCGGAGCTATGGTGATCGCCCCACTGTTGGGACCGAATGTATCAATGGCACTCTCGGTGACGCTCGGCGATATGCAGCTGGCCTGGCGATCGCTGAAAGCGAATGCGGCAGGTTTGTTTATGTCGTTAGGAATAGCGCTGGTAATGGGTATGGTCTTGAATATTGACTTGAACTCCGAGCAGATTATGAGCAGGACCCAGGTCAGCTTAAGTGATATTACCATTGCTCTGGCGGCCGGGAGCGCGGGAGTACTGGCATTTACACGTGGCGTTCCGGCTGCAGTGGTAGGTGTAATGGTAGCTGTAGCCCTCCTTCCTCCTTTGGTAGGTATCGGACTCTTGCTCGGCAGCGGATATATGCAGCTGGCGATAGGGGCCACAATTCTCACCTTTACCAACCTCATATGTATAAACCTTGCGGGAGTGGTGACATTTCTGCTTCAGGGCGTTCGTCCACGAAGTTGGTGGGAAGCCGAAAAAGCTAAAAAAGCTACACGCTATGCTATTGTCATCTGGTTCGTATTGCTGGTAATATTTGCCGTACTCATATGGTTCTGGGGCCAGGGCTAA
- a CDS encoding RidA family protein, translating to MKRQNISSNTKWEPVVGYARAVRIGQTIYVSGTTATDDKGEVVGIGDPYRQTVKIIENIERALKKADAELSDVVRTRIYVTDMSDWKEVGSAHGKYFGSILPATSMVEVSRLIDADMLVEIEAVAVIKE from the coding sequence ATGAAACGACAAAACATCTCTTCGAATACCAAATGGGAGCCCGTGGTCGGTTATGCCCGGGCGGTAAGGATTGGTCAGACCATCTATGTATCAGGAACTACGGCAACAGACGATAAGGGTGAGGTGGTCGGTATTGGAGATCCCTATCGTCAAACAGTGAAGATTATCGAAAATATTGAAAGAGCTCTGAAAAAAGCTGATGCGGAACTGTCAGATGTCGTCCGCACCAGAATCTATGTTACCGACATGTCGGATTGGAAAGAAGTGGGTAGTGCACATGGTAAATATTTCGGTTCTATATTACCTGCTACTTCGATGGTTGAAGTCAGTCGCCTAATTGATGCCGACATGCTGGTTGAAATTGAGGCAGTAGCAGTAATAAAAGAATGA
- a CDS encoding SPFH domain-containing protein, which yields MIINYISQGVLGILAIYTLYKFIQSIQLVPTQKAYIVERLGKYQKTLGPGFHALLPFFDQVKYRQDLKEETIEVEPQECFTKDNVKVEVDGVIYLSVTDPVNASYGITNYRFAAVQLAQTTTRSIIGTMDLDDTFEDRAMINKEVVSVLAEMEQAWGIRVHRYEIKNIVTPRTIQNAMERQMTAERERRATIAKSEGVKGSTINDAEGEKREIINVSEGEMQRRINEAEGVAQEIESLAEATAVSIEQIAEALNSPKGKEAMQMRLAEKYISQLSKLADDKNDIIIPTDITNYDAIMAGLSLDKISIVPEKESAKNSG from the coding sequence ATGATTATCAACTACATCAGCCAGGGAGTTTTAGGAATTCTGGCCATCTATACATTGTACAAGTTCATTCAGTCTATCCAACTGGTACCTACCCAGAAAGCCTACATCGTGGAGCGGTTAGGCAAATACCAGAAAACACTGGGACCCGGATTTCATGCACTTCTGCCCTTTTTCGACCAGGTGAAATACCGCCAGGACTTAAAAGAAGAGACCATAGAAGTGGAACCCCAGGAATGCTTTACCAAGGATAACGTCAAAGTTGAGGTAGATGGCGTCATATATCTCAGTGTGACGGATCCTGTCAATGCCAGCTATGGCATTACTAACTACCGTTTTGCCGCCGTACAGCTTGCCCAGACAACCACCCGATCCATCATAGGAACCATGGATCTTGACGATACCTTTGAAGACCGTGCAATGATTAATAAGGAAGTAGTTAGCGTGCTCGCTGAGATGGAGCAGGCATGGGGTATTCGCGTTCATCGTTACGAGATTAAAAATATTGTCACCCCGCGTACTATTCAAAATGCCATGGAGCGTCAAATGACCGCAGAACGTGAGCGACGGGCTACTATTGCTAAGTCGGAAGGTGTCAAAGGTTCCACCATCAACGATGCAGAGGGTGAGAAGCGTGAGATCATCAATGTGTCGGAAGGTGAAATGCAACGCCGGATCAATGAAGCCGAAGGGGTTGCGCAGGAAATTGAATCACTAGCCGAGGCTACTGCGGTTTCTATAGAACAAATTGCGGAAGCTTTGAACTCGCCAAAAGGCAAAGAGGCCATGCAGATGCGTCTTGCAGAAAAATACATATCCCAGCTATCCAAATTAGCCGATGACAAGAATGATATTATCATTCCAACGGATATCACCAATTATGATGCTATCATGGCCGGTTTATCATTGGATAAAATTTCCATCGTCCCCGAAAAGGAAAGTGCAAAAAATAGCGGCTAA
- a CDS encoding RNA polymerase sigma-70 factor has translation MGQVSFYLILLALALSKLSESERAELARSIKNGDHEAFKIFYEHHHESLYRYLMGKGISEEAARDLVQKAFIYIWEQRQQIDPSKSLQAYLFRIGYTRMLNHIRDNSKFDESEELPVIEDGKNPEDDLRAAELKKAIDRAISDMPEKRGMVFEMCFIQEFTYRETAESLGVSKKTVENHMGLALKDLRAALRQFDPEK, from the coding sequence ATGGGACAGGTATCATTTTATTTAATTCTGCTCGCCCTTGCCCTGTCAAAACTCTCTGAATCGGAGCGTGCCGAGTTGGCTCGTTCTATTAAGAACGGTGATCATGAAGCTTTTAAAATCTTCTACGAGCACCATCACGAGTCGCTGTATAGATATCTAATGGGAAAAGGGATTTCCGAAGAAGCAGCCCGTGACCTGGTGCAGAAAGCATTTATCTACATCTGGGAACAAAGGCAGCAGATTGATCCGTCAAAATCTCTTCAAGCTTACCTGTTTAGGATCGGATATACCCGAATGTTGAATCACATTCGAGATAACTCAAAGTTTGACGAATCTGAGGAGTTGCCTGTTATTGAGGACGGGAAAAATCCGGAAGACGACCTACGGGCTGCAGAGCTAAAAAAAGCAATCGACCGCGCCATATCCGATATGCCTGAGAAGCGAGGTATGGTATTTGAAATGTGTTTTATTCAGGAATTTACCTACCGGGAGACAGCCGAGTCATTAGGTGTTAGCAAAAAGACGGTCGAAAATCATATGGGATTAGCACTCAAAGATTTACGTGCTGCGCTCCGGCAGTTTGATCCCGAAAAGTAA
- a CDS encoding FecR family protein, which yields MTRTTLPENDPDLQLARRIGSYLESETDLRSETDTLVDTLLNYRESREANKSSIPDVAVPSDEIWQEISVAIHSEEHSATIHKLGSSQTDFKTIWAVAASLLVAAFIGFAAYFYLSQQPQMIASSSANIETVVLEDGSKVTLRPHSSIKALEISANEHNYQLEGEAFFEVMKSDNRTFSVRAGNGEVQVLGTRFDLSNWGDKTQVYLEEGSIRFENIESKEAVTLSPGEAAEIGPDNLLTTKSAEITEYTDWMSSELNFRNKTTRYVFNEMEQEFNIRISAPDSIMNTRLSGSLALNSIDESLEDLSLVLDGQFIKNGDRQYIFVPKR from the coding sequence ATGACTCGCACAACACTTCCTGAAAATGATCCCGACCTGCAATTGGCGCGGAGAATAGGTAGTTACTTAGAAAGCGAGACTGATCTACGCAGTGAAACAGATACTCTTGTTGATACCCTCCTTAACTACAGAGAAAGTAGAGAAGCTAATAAAAGTTCTATCCCTGATGTAGCAGTACCCTCTGATGAAATTTGGCAAGAAATATCAGTAGCCATCCATTCTGAAGAGCATTCCGCCACCATCCACAAATTGGGAAGCTCTCAAACAGATTTTAAAACCATATGGGCAGTTGCTGCTTCCCTGCTGGTTGCCGCTTTCATCGGATTCGCTGCATATTTCTACCTGAGCCAGCAGCCACAGATGATTGCTTCCAGCTCAGCGAATATCGAAACTGTAGTTCTTGAGGATGGCAGCAAAGTAACGCTGAGGCCTCACTCTTCTATCAAAGCTTTGGAAATAAGTGCAAACGAGCATAACTATCAGCTCGAAGGCGAGGCATTTTTTGAAGTTATGAAAAGCGATAATCGCACTTTTTCGGTAAGAGCCGGAAACGGAGAGGTACAGGTCCTGGGAACCAGGTTTGATCTGAGTAACTGGGGTGATAAAACACAGGTATATCTCGAAGAAGGATCTATTCGTTTTGAAAACATTGAGAGTAAGGAAGCTGTAACTCTGAGTCCGGGTGAGGCCGCCGAAATTGGTCCGGATAACCTGTTAACTACTAAATCGGCCGAGATTACGGAATATACAGATTGGATGAGTAGTGAGTTAAACTTCCGCAACAAAACTACCCGTTACGTATTTAATGAGATGGAACAAGAATTTAATATTCGTATTTCTGCCCCTGATTCAATTATGAATACCCGTTTAAGCGGCTCGCTTGCTTTAAATAGCATCGATGAAAGCCTTGAGGATCTCTCGCTGGTACTGGACGGACAATTCATCAAAAATGGGGACAGGCAATACATATTCGTTCCAAAGAGATAA